Proteins from a genomic interval of Mesobacillus sp. S13:
- a CDS encoding alpha/beta fold hydrolase has translation MLDYRLYKGQGTEYIVLLHGIGGSSNIFYKQLKPFLKKYHIVAINMPGHGKSPDIDSYKERFSFDSIVREILKTLDHLSIRKAHFVGVSLGTIIVHHLLQTEPGRVRSAVLGGAITRLNLFGKSLIKLAWLVRNFIPFMWLYRILAWILMPRGNHKSSRRFFIQEAYKMKRKNFLAWYPLAGDVKATYSKVQEKSEDVPKLYISGAEDHMFVRELAEDLRGDASSELVILEQCGHVCNIEKADEFNQLSIEFMDKHESKQANIS, from the coding sequence ATGCTGGATTACAGATTATATAAAGGTCAAGGCACGGAGTACATCGTGTTGTTGCATGGGATCGGCGGAAGCTCGAATATTTTTTACAAGCAGCTTAAACCTTTTCTTAAAAAATATCATATCGTCGCAATCAACATGCCTGGCCATGGGAAATCACCTGACATAGATTCCTATAAGGAAAGGTTCTCTTTTGATTCAATTGTCAGGGAGATACTCAAGACGCTGGACCACCTTTCGATTCGCAAGGCTCATTTTGTCGGAGTTTCGCTAGGAACAATCATCGTCCACCATCTTCTGCAAACGGAACCTGGACGAGTGAGATCAGCAGTCCTTGGCGGGGCGATTACCCGATTGAACCTATTTGGCAAATCATTGATCAAGCTCGCATGGTTAGTAAGGAACTTTATTCCTTTTATGTGGCTTTACCGTATATTGGCCTGGATCCTGATGCCTCGTGGCAACCATAAGAGTTCCCGGAGATTTTTCATCCAGGAGGCTTATAAGATGAAACGGAAAAACTTCCTTGCATGGTATCCTCTTGCAGGTGATGTGAAAGCAACCTACAGCAAGGTCCAGGAAAAAAGCGAGGACGTGCCGAAGCTCTATATCTCAGGTGCCGAGGACCATATGTTTGTCAGGGAACTGGCAGAGGATCTGCGTGGGGATGCTAGCTCTGAGCTAGTGATTCTTGAACAGTGCGGCCATGTCTGCAATATTGAAAAAGCAGATGAATTCAACCAGCTATCAATCGAATTCATGGATAAACACGAAAGCAAACAAGCAAACATCAGTTAA
- a CDS encoding alpha/beta hydrolase: MITNIRVEKDQTFKLSEGKNLLADVYLPVTESPRAFPALILIHGGAWQAGSKEMYQDWGPYLAENGLAAMSIDYRLSSKNNPTWPGVMEDVRDAYKWLVANSEHYHIDTSRIGAMGDSCGAQLALLLALDQPGIKSVVSVYGVYDVTAWWKYTQVTRDDDPVGNLFGKTPSQAPELYKEASPTEHISRFIELNDFNCLMLWGEQDTIVPAKQSRDFFAQLAETPVNVEKLVIPDKGHFWFTIFPGIPGGTLKDEPNRNVAPQVLEFIRKTL; encoded by the coding sequence TTGATTACCAATATTCGTGTTGAAAAAGACCAGACCTTTAAATTATCAGAAGGTAAAAATCTGCTGGCAGATGTTTACTTACCTGTCACAGAAAGCCCCAGAGCCTTTCCTGCTTTGATTCTAATCCATGGCGGCGCATGGCAAGCCGGCTCAAAAGAAATGTATCAGGATTGGGGACCCTACCTTGCCGAGAACGGACTAGCAGCCATGTCGATTGATTACCGGCTATCTTCTAAAAATAATCCGACATGGCCGGGAGTAATGGAAGATGTTCGTGACGCGTATAAATGGCTTGTTGCAAATAGTGAACACTACCATATTGATACCAGCCGAATCGGCGCAATGGGCGATTCTTGCGGAGCCCAGCTCGCCCTTTTGCTTGCACTTGACCAGCCAGGTATCAAATCTGTGGTCAGTGTCTACGGAGTCTATGATGTAACAGCCTGGTGGAAGTACACCCAGGTGACACGAGACGACGATCCCGTCGGCAACCTTTTTGGAAAAACACCAAGCCAAGCTCCTGAATTATATAAAGAAGCATCCCCAACTGAACACATTTCTAGATTCATAGAGCTGAACGATTTTAACTGCCTCATGCTTTGGGGCGAACAAGACACAATCGTACCCGCAAAACAATCAAGAGATTTTTTCGCCCAACTCGCTGAAACACCAGTGAATGTTGAAAAACTAGTAATACCAGACAAAGGTCACTTCTGGTTCACCATCTTCCCGGGAATCCCTGGCGGAACGTTGAAGGATGAACCCAATAGAAACGTTGCACCGCAAGTTTTAGAGTTTATTAGGAAGACGTTGTGA
- a CDS encoding TRAP transporter large permease — translation MESFLLFFAFIVALMLFLTTGISVAVAMGMIGVLGTILFISPNALAQLSSITFSNSTSFVLMVVPMFVLMTEVISSSPIGTQVFRTTQLWLGRFPGALGMGTVLTSTGFAAICGSSPVTAAAIGKIAVPEMIKQGYSQRLAIGATAAGGTLGILIPPSVALILYGVITETSIGKLFIAGFLPGALIAGLLCLTFLIIALVKPEMVPVTRTKVKWSERFLSLKSVLPILILVFFVMGSIYTGFTTPTESAAIGASTALVIVGAMGYLGRKNILQILNNTVKTTGMFLFLVIGGVFSAFVLNRLGIPQSMATSLLGLDIPGWVIILLINILLLVLGMFLDPMSILVIVIPLFFPTVTALGYDPVWFGIMVTINIEIAAISPPVGFNLFVLKSVVPDVSLGEIIKGALIFIIPLLIGLIIIILFPEISLYLPNRM, via the coding sequence ATGGAGTCATTTTTGCTATTTTTCGCCTTTATCGTTGCCCTGATGCTTTTCTTGACAACTGGCATATCTGTGGCTGTAGCGATGGGCATGATTGGAGTATTGGGTACGATATTATTCATCTCACCTAACGCCCTTGCTCAGTTATCGAGCATTACTTTTTCCAACTCAACCAGCTTCGTCCTGATGGTCGTTCCGATGTTCGTTTTGATGACGGAGGTTATTTCCTCTTCCCCAATTGGCACACAGGTATTCCGAACGACCCAACTATGGCTGGGGCGTTTCCCTGGTGCACTTGGAATGGGAACCGTACTGACGAGTACAGGATTCGCAGCCATTTGTGGGTCAAGCCCAGTTACAGCAGCAGCCATAGGTAAAATCGCTGTACCTGAGATGATCAAGCAAGGATATTCCCAGCGACTCGCGATTGGCGCAACAGCAGCGGGAGGTACTTTAGGAATACTTATCCCCCCAAGTGTGGCACTAATCCTTTATGGAGTCATTACCGAAACCTCGATCGGCAAACTTTTTATTGCCGGATTTTTGCCCGGGGCTCTGATTGCCGGCCTCCTATGCCTCACCTTCTTGATTATCGCCCTGGTAAAACCAGAAATGGTTCCTGTCACAAGAACAAAGGTCAAGTGGAGTGAGAGGTTTCTTTCATTGAAATCAGTACTTCCCATCCTCATCCTTGTATTTTTCGTCATGGGTTCGATTTATACCGGGTTTACTACCCCTACTGAATCAGCAGCAATCGGAGCCTCGACAGCACTGGTTATTGTTGGCGCAATGGGCTACTTGGGCAGGAAAAATATCCTCCAGATTTTAAACAACACAGTGAAAACAACGGGGATGTTCCTCTTTCTGGTTATTGGCGGCGTATTCAGCGCTTTCGTTTTAAACCGTCTCGGGATTCCGCAAAGCATGGCCACTTCCCTTTTAGGTCTCGATATACCCGGATGGGTGATCATCTTGCTTATCAATATTCTGTTGCTCGTACTTGGAATGTTTTTGGACCCAATGAGTATCCTCGTCATTGTCATCCCATTGTTCTTCCCTACTGTCACGGCACTGGGTTATGATCCAGTTTGGTTTGGAATCATGGTGACCATTAATATTGAAATTGCAGCGATATCACCACCCGTAGGATTTAACTTATTCGTGTTAAAATCTGTTGTCCCAGACGTTAGTTTAGGGGAAATCATCAAAGGTGCGTTGATTTTCATTATCCCGTTATTAATTGGGTTGATCATCATCATACTTTTCCCTGAGATTTCCTTATATTTACCTAACCGAATGTAG
- a CDS encoding TRAP transporter small permease, giving the protein MPQEPAFLAKTEKTITKINHLFTFAAGIFILAMVLIITYDVIMRNFFDSPSLWALDLARFSLVYIFFLALAPALQSGQHVSTDIFLAKFSLRTQWYLKLTALIITAIYGVILFWQVTETTLKVFEDNRIFPVAIELPMKYVYMVAPVGTLQFIITALFCLAIVFFREAPIKQVQTEAIPRKRVINQ; this is encoded by the coding sequence ATGCCTCAAGAACCCGCATTTTTAGCGAAAACAGAGAAAACAATCACGAAGATTAACCATCTATTTACCTTTGCAGCCGGAATATTTATTTTAGCGATGGTCCTAATCATTACCTATGATGTGATCATGCGCAACTTCTTTGATTCACCATCATTATGGGCGCTGGACCTCGCTAGGTTCTCGCTTGTCTATATCTTCTTCCTGGCACTTGCGCCCGCTTTACAGAGCGGGCAGCACGTGTCGACAGATATTTTTTTGGCAAAATTCTCTTTAAGAACTCAGTGGTACTTAAAGTTAACAGCTTTGATAATCACCGCCATCTATGGAGTGATACTGTTCTGGCAAGTGACGGAAACTACGCTGAAGGTTTTTGAAGATAATCGCATCTTCCCCGTAGCCATTGAGCTGCCGATGAAATATGTGTATATGGTTGCACCGGTAGGAACATTGCAATTCATTATAACTGCGTTGTTCTGTCTGGCCATTGTATTTTTCCGTGAAGCACCGATTAAACAGGTCCAGACAGAAGCCATTCCCAGAAAACGTGTCATCAACCAGTGA
- a CDS encoding TRAP transporter substrate-binding protein, with protein MKSINKKLAGFYVLIALTLILGGCGSSAGSGSAEEALTIDISIFHTENDPFNDIFKEWSETIEKETDGRVKFKPYYSASLVSLFETLDAVRDGSVEAGILSAGAISGQIPEMGLLETIGTFSSEDQYKNIYKDVTSELESLFSNHNVEILMWAPGATETLVLHQKDFITDLGQYKNLSMRTAGRWQGEQAKLLGALPITMDPSELYLALQNGTVQSTFQTVGLTNSQNLHEVTPKMTALGLSINTIQYVVNPDVWSKISEKDQKTIKKISDQVGQSSYSMLKKREKEALKSMAEKGAEFYHLTDDEREELLKVIQPVNDQIAKESEKAKSILEVIDKHE; from the coding sequence ATGAAATCAATAAATAAGAAGTTGGCCGGATTCTATGTACTGATCGCTTTAACTTTAATTCTTGGGGGCTGCGGCTCTTCTGCAGGGAGCGGTTCAGCAGAAGAAGCTCTGACCATCGATATCTCTATTTTTCACACTGAAAATGATCCATTTAATGATATTTTCAAAGAATGGTCCGAAACCATTGAAAAAGAGACAGACGGACGAGTCAAATTCAAACCGTATTATTCTGCTTCATTGGTCTCCCTATTTGAGACGCTCGATGCTGTTCGAGATGGATCCGTTGAAGCTGGCATCCTCTCTGCCGGGGCAATCTCCGGGCAGATACCAGAAATGGGGCTTTTGGAAACCATCGGCACCTTCAGCTCTGAAGATCAGTATAAGAATATCTACAAAGACGTCACTTCTGAACTAGAATCCCTCTTTTCCAATCACAATGTCGAAATCCTGATGTGGGCTCCTGGCGCGACAGAAACACTAGTCCTACACCAAAAAGACTTCATCACAGATTTAGGCCAATACAAAAACCTCAGTATGAGAACAGCGGGAAGATGGCAAGGAGAACAGGCAAAACTGCTCGGTGCCCTGCCGATTACGATGGACCCAAGCGAACTTTACCTGGCCTTGCAGAATGGAACCGTTCAATCTACCTTCCAGACAGTCGGATTGACCAACTCTCAAAACTTACATGAAGTCACTCCAAAAATGACAGCACTAGGTCTTTCCATCAATACAATCCAATACGTTGTGAACCCTGATGTTTGGAGTAAAATCTCTGAAAAAGATCAAAAGACGATCAAGAAAATTTCCGACCAGGTTGGACAATCTTCGTACAGCATGTTAAAAAAACGTGAAAAAGAAGCCTTAAAAAGCATGGCAGAAAAAGGTGCAGAATTTTACCATCTGACCGATGACGAACGCGAAGAATTGCTCAAGGTGATTCAGCCAGTGAATGACCAAATTGCCAAGGAATCAGAAAAAGCCAAATCCATTCTCGAAGTCATCGATAAACATGAATAA
- a CDS encoding cysteine hydrolase family protein, with the protein MDQNFELHPQKTALLIIDMQNSYCHKAGSIGRAGYNVEAMNATIPMVKQLLTACRSAGILDIWTIQNHYPDDLTRKTHRLTPHTHRWSAGPPALKGTWDAEVVDDLKAFTGEPAELVTKHRFSAFYDTRLDTLLRMKGIDTLLVCGVATTHCVETTIRDAYQRDYDVLVAKEAVGGLTKESHDASLRLVNETFGAVISVEQMLNLINGHSQKLSMETVKK; encoded by the coding sequence ATGGATCAAAACTTTGAATTGCACCCTCAGAAAACAGCGTTGCTCATCATCGATATGCAAAATAGTTATTGCCATAAGGCTGGCAGTATCGGCCGTGCCGGTTACAATGTCGAGGCAATGAATGCAACCATTCCAATGGTAAAACAATTACTTACGGCATGCCGTTCAGCAGGGATTCTCGATATCTGGACAATTCAGAATCACTACCCTGATGACCTGACGCGAAAGACCCACCGTCTTACCCCACACACCCATCGTTGGTCGGCAGGACCTCCCGCTTTAAAAGGAACTTGGGATGCAGAAGTAGTCGATGATTTGAAAGCGTTTACAGGTGAACCGGCAGAATTGGTGACCAAGCATCGTTTCAGCGCTTTTTACGATACACGGCTTGATACTTTACTCCGTATGAAAGGGATTGATACCCTTCTTGTTTGCGGTGTTGCCACCACACACTGTGTAGAAACAACCATCCGCGATGCGTACCAGCGGGATTATGATGTCCTCGTCGCAAAAGAGGCTGTCGGCGGGTTAACAAAAGAAAGTCATGACGCAAGCTTAAGGCTAGTGAATGAAACCTTTGGGGCAGTCATTTCTGTGGAGCAAATGTTGAATTTAATAAACGGACATTCACAAAAGCTGAGCATGGAAACAGTAAAAAAGTGA
- a CDS encoding Na-translocating system protein MpsC family protein: MSVMTKNAIEKEFANFLSYYIKENLGRGPRETKIKITDNVLIFFMKGILTPMEKNILKSSDGLPVALEARRLYIKGAGQERIVAFEKIVGKKIVEHYEAWKLEEDAAVGVLVFEENIT, translated from the coding sequence ATGAGTGTCATGACCAAGAATGCAATAGAGAAAGAATTCGCGAACTTTTTAAGCTACTATATTAAAGAAAATTTAGGAAGAGGGCCCCGTGAGACGAAAATCAAAATTACCGATAATGTCCTGATCTTTTTCATGAAAGGGATCCTGACTCCTATGGAAAAGAATATCCTAAAGTCGAGCGATGGACTTCCTGTTGCCCTTGAGGCCCGCCGACTTTATATTAAAGGAGCTGGCCAGGAAAGAATTGTTGCCTTCGAAAAGATTGTCGGCAAGAAAATTGTTGAGCATTATGAAGCCTGGAAACTGGAAGAAGATGCAGCGGTCGGAGTACTGGTATTTGAAGAAAACATCACTTAA
- a CDS encoding arylamine N-acetyltransferase family protein, with protein MELSHLFRKRIGFPENERITIFNLGALLEMTAGAIPFENLCTLSGDSNELNEAHLVEKIIHRKEGGLCYDLNGILYLFLKENGLDVELVRGAVYVPDLGGFSPTGRTHAAILLNDDGERYLVDTGFGGNLPLRPVPMDGTEIHSPNGEFRVRKEDSEFGDYFLEMKLKHKDPDWRIGYAFDSRELVENISNLTEMKNIITEHPQSPFNKKPLLTRVTADGSMVLSETSFTYWTEAGVRKEEIDSERFKALAKEFYNIELK; from the coding sequence ATGGAATTAAGTCATTTATTTCGGAAGAGAATTGGTTTTCCTGAGAATGAAAGAATTACAATTTTTAATTTGGGCGCACTACTTGAGATGACAGCTGGCGCAATACCCTTCGAAAACCTATGCACACTTTCTGGAGATTCAAATGAGTTGAATGAAGCTCATCTAGTGGAAAAAATCATCCATAGAAAGGAAGGCGGCCTCTGCTATGACTTAAACGGCATCCTTTATTTGTTTTTAAAAGAGAATGGGCTTGATGTTGAGCTGGTCCGTGGGGCTGTTTATGTTCCGGATTTAGGAGGGTTCAGTCCGACGGGAAGGACGCATGCTGCGATTTTACTGAATGACGATGGGGAAAGATATTTGGTTGATACCGGATTTGGCGGTAATCTGCCGCTAAGGCCGGTGCCGATGGATGGGACTGAAATACATTCTCCGAACGGGGAGTTTCGCGTGAGAAAAGAAGATAGTGAATTCGGTGATTACTTTTTGGAGATGAAGCTAAAGCATAAGGATCCTGATTGGAGAATCGGCTATGCTTTTGATTCCAGAGAGCTGGTGGAGAATATCAGTAATTTGACTGAAATGAAGAACATCATTACAGAGCATCCTCAGTCGCCATTCAATAAGAAGCCATTGCTGACAAGAGTGACTGCCGATGGAAGCATGGTGTTGAGTGAGACCAGTTTTACCTATTGGACGGAAGCTGGGGTTAGGAAAGAGGAAATAGACTCTGAGCGTTTCAAGGCTTTGGCAAAAGAATTCTATAACATCGAATTAAAATGA
- a CDS encoding EcsC family protein has product MQMDSRDYLLKELEQIEKWEKDQKGLWFWEKLTRLPFKMLDRFTPKFIQEKVGLLLDELGSYIQTGGQYLTSEKSVFQFFEKKTGRKVSHLTDMETIPVEEMKQASFALGEQRKKAATIQGASTGIGGIFTLAIDIPAVLALSLKTIQDIAIIHGFDPRDKMERVFIIKCLQFSSADVVGKQAILNELSDFNNDNKSREVISQLQGWREVTLTYTESFGWKKLLQMVPVAGIVFGAFANRSMVSDLAETATMLYQKRRIMERLERNLIEER; this is encoded by the coding sequence ATGCAGATGGACTCACGTGATTACTTATTGAAAGAGCTGGAGCAAATTGAAAAATGGGAGAAGGACCAGAAAGGGTTATGGTTTTGGGAGAAGCTGACTCGTCTGCCTTTCAAGATGCTAGACCGGTTTACTCCGAAGTTCATCCAGGAAAAGGTCGGTCTCCTGCTGGATGAGCTTGGCAGCTATATACAAACAGGCGGACAGTATTTGACCAGTGAGAAGTCTGTGTTTCAATTTTTCGAGAAAAAGACTGGCAGGAAAGTCAGCCATCTTACCGATATGGAAACCATTCCGGTGGAAGAAATGAAGCAGGCATCATTTGCGCTGGGCGAACAGCGGAAGAAGGCGGCGACAATCCAGGGAGCAAGTACGGGGATTGGGGGGATTTTTACGCTGGCGATTGATATTCCTGCGGTGCTGGCACTCTCGCTAAAAACAATCCAGGATATCGCCATCATCCATGGTTTTGACCCGAGAGATAAAATGGAGCGGGTGTTCATCATCAAGTGCCTCCAGTTTTCCTCAGCGGATGTCGTCGGTAAACAGGCCATCTTGAATGAGTTGAGCGATTTTAACAATGACAATAAATCAAGAGAAGTCATCTCGCAGCTTCAAGGCTGGCGCGAGGTGACATTGACGTATACAGAATCATTCGGCTGGAAAAAGCTGCTCCAAATGGTCCCGGTGGCAGGAATCGTGTTCGGAGCTTTTGCTAACCGATCCATGGTGAGCGACCTTGCTGAAACCGCGACGATGCTTTATCAGAAGCGGAGAATTATGGAGAGGCTGGAAAGGAATTTGATTGAAGAAAGATAA
- a CDS encoding acyltransferase, translating into MTTLRPIMQRNYAIDFIKFFAILAVVIIHTFPGNDQIGYFVLDNLSRFAVPFFFVASGYLFSLKVSDNPQSFAYFKKYVTKILKIYVSWLLFYASYDVIRILLKDENVKAELIKYKENLTVLNLLYYGQGTSGYQLWFVISLVWSIVILYLFYRLKKVRLLLVIAFCFNLLGLFGQSYSVFDELPVSTTRAALYISLFYTVMGFWLALVQTWQKYTARTYFYLFCIFTILQVLEGLWLQKGLDSQHGEYFFSTIFLTLLLFLYALRSPDLGKGLFITKIGGNSLGIYAIHVFFIDMVDILFEKIGLEDSTHNLLQNLVDTFLVFVLSYVAYNLIQSVKDVYKNKT; encoded by the coding sequence TTGACAACTCTGAGGCCAATCATGCAGCGAAACTACGCAATCGACTTTATCAAATTCTTCGCCATTCTGGCGGTCGTCATCATTCATACATTTCCCGGCAATGACCAAATTGGATATTTCGTTCTCGATAACTTATCCAGGTTCGCTGTCCCTTTTTTCTTTGTCGCTTCCGGCTATTTATTCAGTCTAAAGGTGAGTGATAATCCTCAGTCCTTTGCTTACTTCAAAAAATATGTCACAAAAATACTGAAGATTTATGTTAGCTGGCTCCTATTTTATGCGAGTTATGATGTAATAAGGATTTTATTGAAAGATGAAAACGTCAAAGCTGAACTAATCAAGTATAAGGAAAACCTGACTGTTCTTAATCTCCTCTATTACGGCCAGGGAACAAGCGGGTATCAGCTGTGGTTCGTCATTTCCCTAGTATGGAGCATCGTCATTTTATATCTCTTTTACAGGTTAAAAAAAGTAAGGCTGCTTTTGGTGATCGCCTTTTGTTTCAATCTCCTTGGCCTCTTTGGACAGTCTTATTCCGTATTTGATGAGTTGCCTGTCAGCACAACCCGGGCCGCTCTCTATATCAGCCTGTTCTATACAGTCATGGGATTCTGGCTTGCTTTAGTTCAAACATGGCAAAAGTATACTGCCAGGACCTACTTTTACTTGTTTTGTATCTTTACTATTTTACAGGTTCTAGAAGGTCTCTGGCTTCAGAAGGGACTGGATTCACAACATGGCGAATACTTCTTTTCGACGATTTTCCTTACCTTACTTCTGTTCCTTTACGCCTTACGCAGCCCCGATCTTGGCAAGGGTTTGTTCATCACCAAAATAGGCGGAAACTCGCTCGGTATTTATGCTATTCATGTATTCTTCATTGATATGGTCGATATCTTGTTTGAAAAAATTGGTTTGGAGGACAGCACGCATAATTTGCTGCAGAACCTGGTGGATACCTTTCTTGTTTTTGTTTTATCGTATGTGGCGTATAATCTGATACAGTCAGTAAAGGATGTATACAAAAACAAAACGTGA
- a CDS encoding TetR/AcrR family transcriptional regulator produces the protein MTEQIDGRLLRSIETKEKILSAAIEIFTENGFEKTTIKQIISRAQIGYGSAYTHFKGKDEILITLMEDVMDRFYTIAEMEYEPVNLADAQARITLQVSEFLHLAEQNRSILQVFHEAMGKSEIAQKKWKLIQNKFIERISRDISYVQDKGLAKSTLNIEVVARSWFAINEMYLWELVNQENCSFKVEEIAQTVTELYTKGLYTD, from the coding sequence ATGACAGAACAAATAGATGGCAGACTACTAAGGTCAATAGAAACCAAGGAGAAGATTCTTTCTGCGGCAATAGAGATTTTTACCGAAAATGGTTTTGAAAAAACAACCATTAAACAAATCATTTCGAGAGCACAGATTGGTTATGGTTCTGCGTACACTCACTTTAAAGGAAAAGATGAAATCTTAATAACCCTCATGGAAGATGTCATGGACAGATTTTACACAATCGCAGAAATGGAGTATGAGCCCGTCAATCTAGCAGATGCCCAAGCCCGAATTACACTTCAAGTGAGTGAATTTTTACATCTAGCAGAACAAAATCGCTCCATCCTGCAAGTATTTCATGAAGCCATGGGGAAATCCGAAATCGCCCAAAAGAAATGGAAATTGATCCAAAATAAATTCATCGAACGAATATCAAGGGATATATCTTATGTACAAGATAAGGGTCTCGCTAAAAGCACACTAAACATTGAAGTAGTCGCCCGAAGCTGGTTTGCCATTAATGAAATGTATTTATGGGAACTTGTTAATCAGGAAAACTGTTCATTCAAGGTTGAGGAAATCGCACAAACAGTGACAGAGCTTTATACGAAGGGGCTTTATACAGATTAG
- the kynU gene encoding kynureninase, producing the protein MKAYTSFDNTIDYARQLDQQNAFSRFRDEFYIKRDTYYMDGNSLGLLSKRAERTLLNSLEDWKNFGIDGWMSGTQPWFHFSERLGALTAPLIGAKAEEVVVTGSITTNIHQVLSTFFKPAGKRTKILADELNFPSDIYAIKAQLQLHGLDPEEHLVQVKSKDGRTIEEEDVIAAMTEEIAIVWLPSVLYRSGQLLNMKMIAEAAHERGILAGFDLAHSIGAIPHSLHEWGVDFAVWCNYKYLNSGPGGVGGMFVHQNHLGTAPGLAGWFSSKKDKQFDMKHDLEHAETAGAYQIGTPHVLSIAPLLGSLEMFEEAGIENIRESSLRMTEYMMQLIEHELGKAGFEIGNPREDWRRGGHVCLEHEEAARICKALKESNVIPDFRAPNVIRLAPIALYTSYEDIFKTVQILKRIMENEEYKKFENTRNVVA; encoded by the coding sequence ATGAAAGCGTATACATCTTTTGATAACACTATAGATTATGCTCGCCAATTAGACCAGCAAAATGCCTTTAGTAGGTTCCGTGATGAGTTTTACATAAAGAGAGATACCTATTACATGGACGGAAATTCTTTAGGGCTGCTATCCAAGCGAGCGGAACGAACATTATTGAATTCCCTGGAAGATTGGAAGAATTTCGGCATCGATGGGTGGATGTCTGGAACTCAGCCATGGTTTCATTTTTCAGAAAGGCTGGGTGCCCTGACAGCACCGCTTATTGGAGCTAAAGCCGAAGAAGTCGTTGTGACTGGATCGATTACAACGAATATCCATCAGGTATTGAGCACTTTTTTCAAACCTGCTGGAAAGAGAACGAAGATTCTCGCTGATGAACTTAATTTCCCTTCGGATATCTATGCAATAAAAGCACAGTTACAGTTGCATGGCCTTGATCCGGAGGAACACTTAGTCCAGGTGAAAAGTAAGGACGGCCGCACCATTGAAGAAGAAGATGTAATTGCGGCTATGACGGAGGAAATCGCGATTGTCTGGCTTCCATCCGTTTTATACCGAAGCGGGCAGCTTCTTAATATGAAGATGATAGCAGAGGCTGCACACGAAAGAGGTATATTGGCAGGCTTTGACCTTGCCCATTCCATTGGGGCGATTCCGCATTCCTTGCATGAGTGGGGAGTTGATTTTGCCGTATGGTGTAACTATAAATATCTGAACAGTGGTCCAGGTGGTGTTGGAGGTATGTTTGTACACCAAAATCATTTGGGGACAGCCCCGGGTCTTGCAGGCTGGTTCAGTTCCAAAAAAGACAAACAGTTTGATATGAAGCATGATCTTGAACATGCTGAGACAGCAGGCGCCTACCAAATTGGAACACCACATGTTTTAAGCATTGCCCCGTTGTTAGGCTCACTTGAGATGTTTGAAGAAGCAGGCATTGAGAATATACGAGAATCTTCCTTGCGAATGACTGAATATATGATGCAGCTCATCGAACATGAACTCGGAAAAGCTGGTTTTGAAATCGGGAACCCTAGGGAAGATTGGCGTCGCGGGGGACATGTGTGCCTTGAGCACGAAGAGGCCGCTAGAATCTGTAAAGCTCTTAAAGAATCTAATGTCATTCCTGATTTCCGGGCTCCAAATGTCATTAGGCTCGCGCCAATCGCTTTATATACGAGCTATGAAGATATTTTTAAGACAGTACAGATTTTAAAAAGAATTATGGAGAATGAAGAATACAAAAAATTCGAGAATACCAGAAATGTAGTGGCTTAG